Proteins co-encoded in one Nicotiana sylvestris chromosome 7, ASM39365v2, whole genome shotgun sequence genomic window:
- the LOC104249915 gene encoding uncharacterized protein gives MEYLSRALKTISMLPDFRFHPMCKGLRLTHLIFVDDLMLFCKGYVSSVRRVIQALHHFGKVSCLTANLDKSSIFIVGEEESIKEELLAITGFSLGTFPIRYRGLPLSPMKWSKIDCQMLVGKITQRITITVT, from the coding sequence ATGGAATACTTATCTAGAGCATTGAAGACAATCAGCATGCTCCCTGATTTCAGATTTCACCCAATGTGCAAAGGCTTGAGGCTTACTCACCTTATATTTGTTGATGATCTCATGCTATTCTGCAAGGGTTATGTAAGTTCAGTTAGGAGAGTTATTCAAGCTCTGCACCACTTTGGTAAGGTCTCATGTTTGACTGCTAATCTGGACAAATCCAGCATTTTTATAGTTGGGGAGGAGGAGAGCATAAAAGAAGAACTATTAGCCATTACAGGCTTTTCATTGGGGACATTTCCTATCAGATATCGGGGGCTCCCATTATCCCCTATGAAATGGAGTAAAATAGATTGCCAAATGTTAGTTGGCAAGATCACTCAAAGGATCACTATTACTGTTACgtaa